In the genome of Lonchura striata isolate bLonStr1 chromosome 22, bLonStr1.mat, whole genome shotgun sequence, one region contains:
- the TMEM203 gene encoding transmembrane protein 203, whose product MLFSLRELVQWLGFATFELFLHGLALLAFSVLLVLKVDGAAAALSWWIVFVPFFAADGLSTYFTTIVSVRLFQDGEKRLAVLRLFWILTILSLKFVFEMLLCQKLVEHTRELWYGLIMSPVFILLQLLMIRACRVN is encoded by the coding sequence ATGCTGTTCTCCCTGCGCGAGCTCGTGCAGTGGCTCGGTTTCGCCACGTTCGAGCTGTTCCTGCACGGGCTGGCCCTGCTCGCCTTCTCCGTGCTGCTCGTGCTCAAGGTGGacggcgcggccgccgcgctctccTGGTGGATCGTGTTCGTGCCCTTCTTCGCCGCCGACGGGCTCAGCACCTACTTCACCACCATCGTGTCCGTGCGGCTGTTCCAGGACGGCGAGAAGCGCCTGGCGGTGCTGCGGCTCTTCTGGATCCTCACCATCCTCAGCCTCAAGTTCGTGTTCGAGATGCTGCTGTGCCAGAAGCTGGTGGAGCACACGCGGGAGCTGTGGTACGGGCTCATCATGTCGCCCGTCTtcatcctgctccagctgctcatgATCCGGGCCTGCCGCGTGAActga